A genomic window from Terriglobia bacterium includes:
- a CDS encoding cytochrome c biogenesis protein codes for MPLVWLKVAVAFYAVGLLWATAAVSRPCNFLSKIVLPALGLGMVFHFVSLAESAMATGHLTLALVSIHESESLLAFVILAFFLLVCAKYKTLSPGIFVFPLAFLLTFASSIGQGPPLFDSKLMRSGWIFAHIALIFTGYAALFLSFGASILYLLQERSLKAHHLEGYLSRLPALEVIDEIGYKSLLLGFPFMTFGLIAGSVVAQEHFGPMYFLDAKILLSLLMWAVYMVLLYTRWNSGWRGRKAAYLATFAFIAAVSAWAANYFSGVHRFVAQ; via the coding sequence ATGCCCTTGGTATGGTTAAAAGTCGCCGTCGCTTTCTATGCCGTGGGGCTGCTCTGGGCCACGGCGGCGGTGAGTCGTCCGTGCAATTTCCTCTCGAAAATCGTACTCCCCGCGCTCGGCTTGGGTATGGTCTTCCACTTTGTTTCGCTGGCGGAAAGCGCCATGGCGACCGGCCACCTCACCCTGGCCCTGGTTTCCATTCACGAATCCGAGTCGCTGCTGGCCTTCGTGATCCTGGCCTTTTTCCTGCTGGTTTGTGCCAAGTATAAGACGCTGTCGCCCGGCATTTTTGTTTTCCCGCTGGCGTTTCTGCTGACGTTTGCGTCTTCCATCGGCCAGGGGCCGCCTCTGTTCGACTCCAAGCTGATGCGCAGCGGCTGGATCTTCGCCCACATCGCGCTCATCTTCACCGGATACGCGGCGCTTTTTCTCAGCTTCGGCGCCAGTATTCTCTACCTGCTGCAGGAGCGCAGCCTCAAAGCCCACCACTTGGAGGGCTATCTTTCCCGGCTGCCCGCGCTGGAAGTGATTGACGAGATCGGCTACAAGTCGCTCCTGCTCGGCTTTCCCTTCATGACCTTCGGCCTCATCGCCGGCTCGGTCGTCGCCCAGGAGCATTTCGGGCCCATGTATTTCCTGGACGCCAAGATCCTGCTCTCCTTGTTGATGTGGGCGGTCTACATGGTGTTGTTGTACACGCGCTGGAATTCCGGTTGGCGTGGCCGGAAGGCCGCCTATCTTGCGACCTTCGCCTTTATCGCCGCCGTCAGCGCCTGGGCGGCCAATTACTTTAGCGGAGTTCACAGGTTCGTCGCGCAATGA
- the hemA gene encoding glutamyl-tRNA reductase, producing the protein MTFQLIGLNHRTAPLEVRERLAISEAKLPAAVQQLALHPGVEEAMIVSTCNRVELLARSRNGGADLRAFLGEYFKIDPGQFDQHLYEYLDKDAIRHLFRVTASLDSMVVGEPQVLGQVKEAYAVARAVGTVNAQLDALVTRAFAVAKKVRTETAVGSSAVSVASVAVDLAKKIFGSLSGKTVMLVGAGKMCELAARHLLAHGAGSIFVYNRTLERAQKLAQKFGGRALPWDQLYDSADKADIVITSTGAPVAIFRREHGEKFLARRRNRPMFFIDIAVPRDVDPEVNKLDGIFVYDIDDLQQVVATHVADRHREAQRAEDIVNDEVERYLARMQTLDVVPTIVSLQEHLETIRQAEIDRVRGRLGQLTPEQDLAIEAMSRGIINKIMHTPITTLKSAAREEQGTTVIDVVRRLFNLQHKRDKEEKQEKVRSAANGAQR; encoded by the coding sequence ATGACCTTTCAGCTGATCGGCCTGAACCATCGCACCGCGCCTCTCGAAGTCCGGGAGCGCCTGGCGATCTCCGAAGCGAAGCTGCCCGCCGCCGTCCAGCAATTGGCGCTGCATCCCGGGGTCGAAGAAGCAATGATTGTCTCCACCTGCAACCGGGTCGAACTGCTGGCGCGCTCGCGCAATGGCGGCGCCGACCTGCGCGCCTTCCTGGGCGAGTACTTCAAGATTGATCCTGGGCAGTTCGACCAGCACCTCTACGAGTACCTCGACAAGGACGCCATTCGCCACCTGTTCCGGGTCACCGCCAGCCTCGATTCGATGGTCGTCGGCGAACCGCAGGTGCTCGGCCAGGTCAAGGAAGCCTATGCCGTGGCGCGCGCCGTCGGCACCGTCAACGCGCAGCTCGACGCGCTGGTCACGCGTGCTTTTGCCGTCGCCAAGAAAGTCCGCACCGAGACCGCCGTCGGCAGCTCGGCCGTATCGGTCGCATCGGTCGCGGTCGACCTGGCCAAGAAAATCTTCGGCTCGCTCAGCGGCAAGACCGTCATGCTGGTCGGCGCCGGCAAGATGTGCGAGCTTGCCGCGCGCCACCTGCTCGCCCACGGCGCCGGCTCCATCTTCGTGTACAACCGAACGCTGGAGCGCGCGCAAAAGCTGGCGCAGAAATTCGGCGGCCGGGCGTTGCCCTGGGACCAGCTTTACGACTCCGCCGACAAAGCTGACATCGTCATCACATCCACCGGTGCGCCCGTGGCTATCTTCCGCCGCGAGCACGGCGAGAAATTCCTCGCCCGCCGCCGCAACCGCCCGATGTTTTTCATCGACATTGCGGTCCCGCGCGATGTGGATCCCGAGGTCAACAAGCTTGACGGAATCTTCGTGTACGACATTGACGACCTGCAACAGGTCGTCGCCACCCACGTCGCCGACCGCCATCGCGAGGCGCAGCGCGCCGAAGACATCGTCAATGATGAAGTCGAGCGCTACCTGGCGCGCATGCAAACGCTCGACGTCGTGCCCACCATCGTCTCCCTGCAGGAGCACCTGGAGACCATCCGCCAGGCCGAAATCGATCGCGTGCGCGGCCGCCTCGGCCAGCTCACGCCCGAGCAGGACTTGGCCATCGAGGCCATGAGCCGCGGCATCATCAACAAGATCATGCATACGCCCATCACGACCTTGAAGTCCGCGGCGCGCGAAGAGCAGGGCACAACCGTCATCGACGTCGTGCGGCGCCTGTTCAATCTCCAACACAAGCGGGACAAGGAAGAAAAACAAGAGAAGGTGCGGTCGGCGGCCAACGGAGCGCAGCGCTGA
- the hemC gene encoding hydroxymethylbilane synthase translates to MARLRIGSRGSQLALWQANHISGLLRAHGHEVDIEVIKTTGDKIADVALAKVGTKGMFTKEIEEALLESRVDLAVHSLKDLPTELAPEFEIAAITQRENPRDAFLSRHFTSIGDLAERSRVGTSSLRRQAQLKALRPDLNVFPLRGNVDTRLRKLEDGEYDAIVLASAGLNRLGRTEWIRAILPVEVMCPAVGQGALGIEIRAGDELTAHHVSFLRDAAATTATMCERALLHQLGGGCQVPIGAYAEVSAGAIHLTAIVARPDGSKVLRESQSGGDPKLLGEDVGRRLLERGGDRILQEVYGETAAAPQQP, encoded by the coding sequence ATGGCGCGCCTGCGCATCGGCTCCCGCGGATCGCAACTCGCGCTCTGGCAGGCCAACCACATCTCCGGCCTGCTGCGCGCGCACGGCCACGAAGTAGACATCGAAGTTATCAAGACCACCGGCGACAAGATCGCCGACGTCGCGCTTGCCAAGGTCGGAACCAAGGGCATGTTCACCAAGGAAATCGAGGAGGCGCTGCTGGAGAGCCGCGTCGATCTCGCCGTGCACAGCCTGAAGGACCTGCCGACGGAGCTGGCGCCGGAGTTTGAAATCGCAGCCATCACCCAGCGCGAAAACCCGCGCGACGCCTTCCTCTCGCGGCATTTCACCAGCATCGGCGACCTGGCGGAGCGCTCCCGCGTCGGCACCAGCAGCTTGCGCCGCCAGGCGCAACTCAAGGCCCTGCGGCCCGACCTCAACGTTTTTCCTCTGCGTGGCAACGTGGACACCCGCCTGCGCAAGTTGGAAGACGGCGAGTACGACGCCATCGTCCTTGCCTCCGCCGGCCTCAACCGCCTCGGCCGCACCGAATGGATTCGCGCCATCCTGCCGGTGGAGGTCATGTGCCCCGCCGTCGGCCAGGGCGCGCTGGGAATCGAAATCCGCGCGGGCGATGAGCTCACCGCGCATCACGTCAGCTTTCTTCGAGATGCTGCCGCAACCACGGCGACGATGTGCGAACGTGCGCTGCTGCATCAACTTGGCGGTGGTTGTCAGGTTCCCATCGGCGCCTATGCCGAGGTGAGCGCTGGCGCCATTCACTTGACCGCCATCGTCGCGCGCCCGGATGGCTCCAAGGTGCTGCGCGAAAGCCAGTCCGGCGGCGACCCGAAATTGCTCGGCGAAGACGTAGGCAGGCGTTTGCTGGAGCGCGGCGGTGACCGCATTCTCCAGGAAGTTTACGGCGAAACCGCCGCGGCCCCGCAACAGCCGTAA
- a CDS encoding uroporphyrinogen-III synthase — MTTTAENSIRPLAGKRVLVGRARHQASALSDALRLLGAEVIEIPFIEIREPASWRSLDGAIARLLDYDWLILTSVNGVQALFARLARLGKSEADLLHLNLAAIGPATRKAIEKHGLPVDVMPEEYVAESVVAALKGEVKGKRVLLVRAKIARDLIPTELIKAGARLDVIEAYETVLPESSRTELAKVLRDPRRKPDVITFTSSSTVKNFLDLLGKGNHALLTGTKLASIGPVTSETMRQHGLRVDIEAREYTIPSLVATIATSL, encoded by the coding sequence ATGACCACAACCGCTGAGAACTCAATTCGACCGCTTGCTGGAAAACGCGTCCTGGTTGGCCGCGCTCGTCATCAGGCCAGCGCTCTCTCGGACGCGCTTCGCCTGCTCGGCGCCGAGGTTATCGAGATCCCCTTCATCGAAATCCGCGAGCCCGCGTCCTGGCGCTCGCTCGACGGGGCCATCGCGCGCCTGCTCGACTACGACTGGCTCATTCTCACCAGCGTCAACGGCGTGCAAGCTCTGTTTGCGCGCCTCGCCCGGCTGGGCAAATCCGAAGCCGACCTGCTGCACCTCAACCTCGCCGCCATTGGCCCCGCCACTCGCAAGGCCATCGAGAAACACGGCCTCCCGGTGGACGTCATGCCCGAGGAATACGTCGCCGAATCGGTGGTCGCCGCCCTCAAGGGGGAAGTGAAGGGCAAACGCGTGTTGCTGGTCCGCGCCAAGATCGCACGCGACCTAATTCCCACCGAACTCATCAAGGCCGGCGCCAGGTTGGACGTCATCGAGGCCTACGAAACCGTGCTGCCCGAATCTTCGCGCACGGAGTTAGCGAAGGTGCTGCGCGACCCGCGCCGAAAACCCGACGTCATCACGTTTACAAGTTCCTCGACGGTGAAGAATTTCCTCGACCTGCTGGGGAAGGGCAACCACGCGTTGCTCACCGGCACGAAGCTGGCCTCGATCGGGCCGGTGACGTCGGAAACCATGCGCCAGCATGGGCTGCGGGTGGACATCGAAGCCCGCGAGTACACCATCCCGAGCCTGGTGGCGACGATCGCGACTTCCTTGTAG
- a CDS encoding protein kinase, producing the protein MKRNALTWNRRQHTIRSIMQSLPASLISRMLGHYRILEQIGAGGMGVVYRARDERLERDVAVKVLPPGTLADESARKRFRKEALALSRLNHPNIATVHDFDSEAGIDFLVTELVPGMTLDEKLRAGALPEQEVVRIGMQMADGLVAAHREGVIHRDLKPGNLRLTPEGRLKILDFGLAKRVDPVDQGTITQSIAEAGGAGGTLPYMAPEQLKGEKEDTRSDLWAAGVVLYEMATGRRPFEGKTTIALADEIVHAPPPSPQGLQPRLSARLADIILKCLEKNAENRYQSAKELLVDLRRLAMPTPLPAAAITHLGHQAPRHRAWATAAVLGSVALAMVLLAMFQARKTKQVPESSGATSANRLSTGGAASGFTEANEYFEKAMLLLKAQYDLKRAREMLERALRIDPHFAEARAWYGFSDVLMVDGGSSNDSNWFYKAEQEARRALEDDPNSGRAHSALAAAYLLQGRKELVPMEVEQALAANRADLDARVWLINYYRLNGNYSQAEVVAKQALDMDPLFFPARMNLGDAFFEQGNVDEAVRQYEKIFEVDSLNHYAITRLTRAFMSTGDLPKARRMLDLVRSTERKNFETRLAWALLFALEGNKEAATEEMDSDLETYAQISVWSTLPVAEFYSITGDTQKSLQWLERAVRSGDERVEWFRRDSLLSNVREHPRFQQIVESTAYRQQQRRPPAPLP; encoded by the coding sequence TTGAAGCGGAACGCGTTGACTTGGAATCGCCGGCAACATACGATTCGCTCCATTATGCAGTCTTTACCAGCATCCCTCATCTCGCGGATGTTGGGCCATTATCGGATTCTTGAGCAGATCGGCGCCGGCGGCATGGGCGTCGTATATCGAGCGCGCGACGAGCGCCTGGAACGCGACGTCGCGGTCAAGGTTTTGCCGCCGGGTACGCTGGCCGATGAATCTGCACGCAAACGCTTTCGCAAGGAAGCTCTCGCCTTATCCCGCCTGAATCATCCCAACATAGCCACCGTGCATGACTTCGACAGCGAGGCGGGCATTGATTTCCTGGTGACGGAACTGGTTCCCGGCATGACCCTTGACGAGAAGCTCAGGGCAGGGGCGCTGCCGGAGCAGGAGGTGGTCCGGATCGGCATGCAGATGGCCGATGGCCTGGTGGCAGCGCACCGCGAGGGGGTGATCCATCGCGACCTGAAGCCGGGAAACCTGCGACTGACGCCCGAGGGGCGGCTGAAGATTCTGGATTTCGGGCTGGCCAAGCGCGTGGACCCGGTGGATCAGGGAACCATTACGCAAAGTATCGCCGAGGCGGGCGGAGCAGGCGGCACGCTGCCCTACATGGCTCCGGAACAGCTTAAAGGCGAGAAGGAGGACACGCGCTCGGACCTGTGGGCGGCGGGCGTGGTGCTTTATGAAATGGCTACCGGGCGACGCCCCTTTGAGGGCAAAACGACGATCGCGCTAGCAGACGAGATTGTCCATGCTCCGCCTCCGTCGCCGCAGGGCTTGCAGCCGCGGCTGTCGGCACGCCTGGCGGACATCATTCTGAAGTGTCTGGAAAAGAACGCCGAGAATCGCTACCAGTCGGCGAAAGAGCTACTGGTAGATTTGCGTCGTTTGGCAATGCCGACACCGCTTCCCGCCGCTGCGATTACCCACCTTGGGCACCAGGCACCGCGACATCGGGCATGGGCAACGGCCGCTGTGCTTGGGTCTGTTGCTTTGGCTATGGTGTTGCTGGCCATGTTTCAAGCACGCAAGACAAAGCAGGTTCCAGAGTCCTCAGGCGCGACGTCGGCGAACAGATTGAGTACCGGCGGTGCCGCTTCCGGGTTCACCGAAGCGAACGAGTATTTTGAAAAGGCGATGCTTCTTCTGAAGGCGCAGTACGACTTGAAGCGGGCACGAGAGATGCTGGAACGGGCGCTCCGTATAGACCCGCATTTTGCCGAGGCTCGTGCCTGGTACGGGTTCAGCGACGTCCTAATGGTTGACGGGGGCTCCTCCAACGACAGCAACTGGTTCTACAAAGCCGAGCAAGAAGCGCGACGTGCCTTAGAGGATGATCCCAACTCGGGGCGCGCACACTCGGCCTTGGCGGCTGCCTATCTGCTGCAAGGCCGGAAAGAGCTTGTACCAATGGAGGTAGAGCAGGCGCTAGCCGCCAACCGCGCAGATTTGGATGCCAGGGTCTGGCTGATTAATTATTACCGCTTGAACGGAAACTACTCGCAGGCCGAAGTGGTGGCCAAGCAGGCGCTGGATATGGACCCACTCTTCTTTCCTGCGCGCATGAATTTGGGCGACGCATTCTTCGAACAAGGGAATGTCGACGAAGCCGTCCGCCAATACGAAAAGATTTTTGAAGTCGATTCCCTTAACCACTATGCGATCACCAGGTTGACCCGAGCGTTCATGAGTACCGGCGACCTGCCCAAGGCTCGTCGCATGCTGGATCTAGTGCGATCCACAGAGCGCAAGAACTTCGAGACCCGACTGGCCTGGGCTCTGTTGTTTGCACTTGAGGGCAACAAGGAAGCAGCCACTGAAGAAATGGACTCCGACCTGGAGACCTATGCCCAGATTAGTGTTTGGTCAACACTCCCGGTCGCAGAGTTCTACTCGATTACAGGGGATACACAAAAATCGCTGCAATGGCTCGAGCGGGCAGTTCGCAGTGGCGACGAACGCGTCGAATGGTTCCGGCGCGACTCTCTGTTGAGCAATGTTCGCGAGCATCCCCGTTTTCAGCAGATCGTGGAATCTACCGCCTACCGACAGCAACAGAGGCGACCGCCTGCGCCACTTCCGTAG
- the nth gene encoding endonuclease III, producing MARGVIPRQPSKSGRHEGRRAPVRGTSPPQKQPPSRVKPAVKREGKAKRPSAAVGGKRGYDPRTPERVQEILQRLDATYPGATCALHHNNAWELLVATILSAQCTDERVNKTTPELFRKYPTVQAFAALQPEQLEPDIRSTGFFRNKSKSVVGAAKMIVSDFGGQVPSQMEQLLSLPGVARKTANVLLGTWFHKNEGVVVDTHVYRISRRLELTTNTDPNKVEQDLVRIIPRERWTSFSHQVIWHGRKLCMARSPKCVDCPLETICHAADKTWSTVDIHQNAKP from the coding sequence ATGGCGCGCGGCGTCATTCCCCGACAACCGTCCAAGAGCGGACGCCATGAGGGCCGCAGGGCGCCAGTGCGCGGCACGTCGCCGCCGCAGAAACAGCCGCCGTCGCGCGTGAAGCCCGCGGTGAAGCGGGAGGGTAAGGCGAAGCGGCCGTCGGCGGCCGTCGGCGGGAAACGGGGATACGACCCCCGGACGCCGGAGCGCGTGCAGGAAATTCTGCAGCGGCTCGATGCGACATATCCCGGCGCCACCTGCGCGCTTCACCACAACAACGCGTGGGAGCTGCTGGTCGCGACCATTCTCTCGGCGCAGTGTACGGACGAGCGCGTGAACAAAACTACGCCGGAACTGTTCCGCAAATATCCGACGGTGCAGGCATTCGCCGCCCTGCAACCGGAACAACTGGAGCCCGACATTCGCTCCACGGGATTTTTCCGCAACAAATCGAAATCGGTGGTCGGCGCGGCGAAAATGATTGTCAGCGATTTCGGCGGCCAAGTGCCGTCGCAGATGGAGCAGTTGCTCTCCCTGCCCGGCGTCGCGCGCAAGACGGCCAACGTTCTGCTCGGCACATGGTTCCACAAGAACGAAGGCGTAGTGGTGGACACGCACGTGTACCGCATCTCGCGGCGCCTGGAACTCACCACGAACACCGACCCCAACAAGGTCGAGCAGGACCTGGTGCGCATCATCCCGCGCGAGCGCTGGACCAGCTTCAGCCACCAAGTGATCTGGCACGGGCGCAAGCTGTGCATGGCGCGCTCGCCCAAGTGCGTGGATTGTCCGCTGGAGACGATCTGCCACGCCGCCGACAAGACCTGGAGTACGGTAGACATCCACCAGAACGCGAAGCCCTAG
- a CDS encoding chlorite dismutase family protein, translating to MPERTQRATERRQMVSFTFYKVQPEWRRLPAGEKAEHRREFAAVVGKWRESEQMKALTYSLSGLRANADMMLWRICYSLECLQQMQAELMRTHLGGYLVTPHAYLAMTRRSQYRIGHGREDENTIACGNYRYASVLPFVKTRAWYQLPFEERQRVVNEYIDVIAEFPRVRMNTLYSFGIDDQEFVLVFESDYPGDIIDLKMRLRETENATYIQQDSPVFTGVQCTTDEMLERLG from the coding sequence ATGCCCGAACGCACGCAGCGAGCAACAGAGCGCCGGCAGATGGTCAGCTTCACCTTCTACAAGGTCCAGCCGGAGTGGCGGCGCCTGCCGGCGGGGGAAAAGGCGGAGCACCGCCGCGAGTTCGCCGCCGTGGTCGGCAAGTGGCGGGAGAGCGAGCAGATGAAGGCGCTCACGTATTCGCTGTCGGGGCTGCGCGCCAACGCCGACATGATGCTGTGGCGCATCTGCTACTCGCTGGAATGCCTGCAGCAGATGCAGGCTGAACTGATGCGCACGCACTTGGGCGGGTATCTCGTGACGCCGCATGCGTACCTTGCCATGACGCGGCGCTCGCAGTACAGGATCGGACATGGCCGCGAAGACGAAAACACCATCGCGTGCGGCAATTATCGCTACGCGTCGGTGCTGCCGTTCGTGAAGACGCGCGCCTGGTACCAGTTGCCGTTCGAGGAGCGGCAGCGCGTCGTCAACGAGTACATCGACGTGATCGCCGAGTTTCCGCGCGTGCGCATGAACACGCTGTACTCTTTCGGTATTGACGACCAGGAGTTCGTGCTGGTTTTTGAGAGCGATTATCCCGGCGACATCATTGACTTGAAAATGCGCCTGCGCGAAACCGAGAACGCAACTTATATCCAGCAGGATTCGCCCGTGTTTACCGGCGTGCAGTGTACCACCGACGAGATGCTGGAGCGTCTGGGCTGA
- a CDS encoding heme-dependent peroxidase: MVSRGEARLQTVPGELFPVPLTVEGASVLHQMARFRWPEWRKLASTERARIIAEAAPVLARLESGQSALYSVLGHKGDLLLVHFRRSFDELKQIELELASTALSDYLEVTKSYLSVIELGLYESSVKLFRALRDRGIEPQSPEWNREIAEAMERQREAMKPRLWPDVPPARYVCFYPMDRRRGEDKNWYTLPIEERQRQMEEHGKIGRRYAGTVRQIITGSIGFDDWEWGVDLFADDPLVFKKLIYEMRFDEVSAVYALFGQFIVGVRVPAAKLGELLEGKLPVDAAQRAE; this comes from the coding sequence ATGGTTTCTCGTGGCGAGGCTCGCCTGCAAACCGTGCCGGGCGAATTGTTTCCCGTACCGCTGACCGTCGAGGGCGCCAGCGTGCTTCACCAGATGGCGCGTTTTCGCTGGCCGGAGTGGCGGAAATTGGCGTCCACCGAGCGCGCCAGGATCATCGCCGAAGCCGCGCCCGTATTGGCCCGGCTGGAATCCGGCCAAAGCGCACTGTATTCCGTGCTCGGACACAAGGGCGACCTGCTGTTGGTGCACTTCCGCAGGAGCTTCGACGAGCTCAAGCAGATCGAGCTCGAGCTGGCGAGCACCGCGCTGTCGGACTACCTCGAAGTAACGAAGTCATATCTGTCGGTGATCGAGTTGGGCCTGTACGAGTCGTCGGTGAAGCTGTTCCGCGCGCTGCGCGACCGCGGCATCGAACCCCAATCACCGGAGTGGAACCGGGAAATCGCGGAGGCGATGGAGCGCCAGAGAGAAGCCATGAAGCCACGCCTCTGGCCCGACGTTCCGCCCGCGCGCTATGTCTGTTTCTATCCCATGGACCGCCGACGCGGCGAGGACAAGAACTGGTACACACTGCCCATCGAAGAACGCCAGCGGCAGATGGAGGAGCACGGCAAAATCGGACGGCGCTACGCCGGAACCGTGCGCCAGATCATCACCGGCTCCATCGGCTTCGACGACTGGGAGTGGGGCGTGGATTTGTTCGCCGACGACCCGCTGGTGTTCAAGAAGCTGATTTACGAGATGCGCTTCGATGAGGTTAGCGCTGTCTACGCCTTGTTCGGGCAATTCATCGTCGGCGTGCGTGTGCCCGCGGCCAAGCTCGGCGAGTTGTTGGAAGGCAAGCTGCCGGTTGACGCCGCCCAGCGTGCTGAGTAG
- a CDS encoding DedA family protein: MIANLIAALSAFIISVISRMGYPGIVLLMGIESACIPLPSEVIMPFSGALTIHSIAAQYGREPFTLFLVALFGALGCNLGSVLAYEIGYYGGRPLVVKYGACILLSHKELDWADRFFQRYGSGAVFISRLLPVVRTFIALPAGIARMPRLRFHLYTFVGSFPWCLMLAYVGRLLGEKWETDPRLKTWFHRFDAVILAVIVIGAVWFVWSRWQHRIRAAETPES, translated from the coding sequence ATGATTGCTAACCTCATCGCGGCGCTCAGCGCCTTCATCATTTCCGTCATCTCGCGCATGGGATATCCCGGCATCGTGCTGCTGATGGGCATCGAGTCGGCGTGCATTCCGCTGCCCTCGGAAGTCATCATGCCGTTCTCCGGCGCGCTGACGATTCACTCCATCGCCGCGCAATACGGACGCGAGCCCTTCACGCTCTTCCTGGTGGCGCTGTTCGGCGCCCTCGGCTGCAACCTGGGATCGGTGCTCGCCTACGAGATCGGCTACTACGGCGGCCGTCCGCTGGTGGTGAAATACGGCGCCTGCATCCTGCTCAGCCACAAGGAACTCGACTGGGCGGATCGCTTTTTCCAACGCTATGGAAGCGGCGCCGTGTTCATCAGCCGCCTGCTGCCGGTGGTGCGGACCTTCATTGCGCTGCCCGCGGGGATCGCGCGCATGCCACGGCTGCGCTTCCACCTCTATACCTTTGTGGGATCGTTTCCCTGGTGTCTCATGCTGGCCTATGTCGGCCGCCTGCTGGGCGAGAAATGGGAAACTGATCCGCGGCTGAAAACTTGGTTCCACCGCTTCGACGCCGTGATCCTCGCCGTGATCGTGATCGGCGCGGTGTGGTTTGTGTGGTCGCGCTGGCAGCACCGCATCCGTGCAGCGGAAACCCCTGAGTCTTGA